From Montipora foliosa isolate CH-2021 chromosome 6, ASM3666993v2, whole genome shotgun sequence, a single genomic window includes:
- the LOC138005478 gene encoding uncharacterized protein: MLLDADVSPTQEINYLRSFTSGRPQRLVDNYRKRQMRDPVALLKELWDELERRFGSVAVISNTLLERLRDAATFGEREHDNLQLFADLCADIESQVTYLPGLQCLNYPNAMQPITEKLPRFIRAKWEKEIACYSNSNGGAYPPFSRFSKIVQEQSKIKNDPNVLAGQAASPTQVSTPKPRKEKKTLKTETRPAAGKDGAGEDRREALEKRENKTKHCPYHERDGHDLQECKAFTAKPLEERGVSFSKTLLVDVYSRRNPHLAKRVYAIVDEQSNSSLVTSELADDLGADGPLEKYFLSTCSGEKEEKYGRRVAGITVRSLSGAEFAAPTLTECDTIPQDKSEIPTPDMARSFPHLKAIAHEIPPINETAKIHLLLGRDAPELLKVREFRNGPKGAPWAQRLALGWTISGQMCLDFASGPAHVLTRLTSLSTVTEKEPNTGSRIYELVPCPNQIKVTDPLLERATDDIFRKTRDDNEPGLSREDRKFLEILDRGIHKNAKGNWEMPLPFRNERQTMPNNRYQAMQRLQGLLKTFARKPEMKADYQEFMGRIIDKGHASAIPSKEVPSPPGRSWYLPHFATYHNTKRTIRVVFDSSCEFGGISLNKVLLSGPDLMNNLIGVLMRFRKVQRSKRSNYSSRLRPSKSRPVNSDEYTASRTVRSGLSCSSSPESYKRNRSEDF, encoded by the exons ATGCTGTTAGACGCTGATGTATCCCCAACTCAGGAGATAAACTATTTAAGAAGCTTTACTAGCGGAAGGCCACAACGCCTAGTTGATAACTACCGGAAGCGGCAAATGCGCGACCCCGTTGCGTTACTAAAGGAGTTGTGGGACGAACTAGAAAGGCGTTTCGGGAGCGTCGCCGTAATTAGTAATACATTGTTGGAGCGATTACGAGACGCAGCGACCTTTGGTGAGCGAGAACACGATAATCTGCAGCTGTTCGCAGATCTTTGCGCGGATATCGAAAGTCAAGTGACTTATCTTCCCGGACTTCAGTGCCTCAACTATCCTAACGCCATGCAACCAATAACCGAGAAGTTGCCACGGTTTATCCGCGCCAAATGGGAGAAAGAAATAGCTTGTTACTCGAACAGCAACGGCGGAGCGTATCCCCCCTTCTCCAGATTTTCTAAAATAGTCCAGGAGCAATCAAAGATAAAGAACGATCCAAACGTTCTGGCCGGTCAAGCAGCCAGCCCCACCCAGGTTTCAACACCTAAACCacgcaaagaaaagaaaactcttaAAACAGAGACTCGGCCCGCAGCTGGAAAGGACGGCGCCGGAGAGGATAGGAGGGAGGCCcttgaaaaaagagaaaataagactAAACATTGCCCGTATCACGAAAGGGACGGACACGATCTGCAGGAGTGTAAAGCGTTCACAGCGAAACCCCTGGAAGAAC GAGGCGTGTCCTTCAGCAAAACTCTGCTCGTGGACGTCTATAGCCGGCGTAACCCACACCTCGCTAAGCGCGTCTATGCTATCGTTGATGAGCAGAGCAACAGTTCCCTCGTCACTAGTGAACTAGCCGACGACCTTGGAGCGGACGGACCCTTAGAAAAATACTTCTTGTCCACGTGCAGCGGCGAGAAAGAGGAGAAGTATGGTCGAAGGGTGGCAGGCATTACAGTACGTTCACTTAGCGGAGCAGAGTTCGCCGCGCCGACCCTCACCGAGTGCGATACCATCCCACAAGACAAGAGCGAAATCCCCACCCCAGACATGGCGAGGAGTTTCCCACACCTAAAGGCCATAGCGCACGAGATACCTCCCATAAACGAGACAGCTAAGATTCACCTCCTACTTGGCCGAGACGCACCAGAGCTTTTAAAAGTCAGGGAGTTCAGAAATGGCCCGAAAGGAGCCCCCTGGGCCCAGCGACTGGCCCTCGGCTGGACCATCAGTGGTCAGATGTGCCTTGACTTCGCCAGTGGTCCCGCTCACGTTCTCACTCGCCTCACCAGCCTGTCCACTGTTACGGAGAAAGAACCTAACACCGGAAGCAGAATTTACGAGCTAGTACCTTGCCCCAACCAGATCAAGGTTACAGACCCCCTCTTGGAGCGTGCCACTGACGACATATTTAGGAAGACACGAGATGACAACGAGCCTGGTCTCTCCCGCGAGGACCGCAAGTTTCTAGAGATACTGGATAGGGGTATACACAAGAACGCAAAGGGAAACTGGGAGATGCCCCTACCGTTCCGTAACGAGCGCCAGACTATGCCAAACAATCGATATCAAGCAATGCAGCGCCTACAAGGGCTTCTCAAGACATTTGCCAGGAAACCCGAAATGAAAGCAGACTATCAGGAGTTTATGGGAAGAATAATCGACAAAGGCCACGCCTCAGCTATCCCAAGTAAAGAAGTCCCGTCTCCTCCCGGCCGTTCCTGGTACTTACCGCATTTTGCGACTTATCACAATACAAAGCGCACTATTCGCGTCGTATTCGATTCCAGTTGCGAGTTTGGTGGAATTTCATTGAACAAAGTACTTTTATCAGGCCCTGACCTGATGAACAACCTTATTGGAGTCCTCATGCGCTTTCGCAAGGTTCAACGAAGCAAACGAAGTAACTACAGCTCTCGTCTACGGCCAAGCAAGAGTCGCCCCGTTAATTCCGACGAGTATACAGCGTCTAGAACTGTGCGGAGCGGTCTTAGCTGTTCAAGCAGCCCAGAGAGTTATAAAAGAAATCGATCTGAAGATTTCTGA
- the LOC138005479 gene encoding uncharacterized protein: protein MEYNEKHPIILPKRHYVSQLIAKHYHHEVHHQGRQITGGAIRQAGFWLIGGHDVVTKVIGACVLCKKLRGPHLEQRMADLPLDRTEVCPPFTNVGFDVFGPWAVQTRKTRREGVNAKRWGLVFTCLSSRAIHIEILEAMDSSAFICALRRFFALRGHAKLLRCDRGTNFVGAKTELEAAASELDEKKVEKFVTECGCKWEFNPPHASHFGGVWERQINTIRHVLDAMFAELGQSQLTHELLVTLMAEVVAIVNARPIAALPSDTDDPQPLSPAMLLTMKTRPPGPPPGHFVRTDIYARRRWRRVQFLAEQFWTRWRREYLQNLQPRQKWVETRRDLCVGDIVLVRDESQHRNDWPLGRVLEVLRSDDGRVRKVKVNVVRAGERKTYLRPISWFYS from the coding sequence ATGGAGTATAATGAGAAGCACCCGATCATACTACCGAAGCGTCACTATGTCTCACAGCTAATAGCTAAACACTATCATCATGAAGTACACCACCAAGGAAGACAGATTACCGGAGGTGCAATTAGACAAGCAGGATTCTGGCTTATTGGAGGCCATGACGTAGTCACGAAGGTCATCGGAGCCTGCGTCCTTTGTAAGAAGCTGAGAGGACCACACCTAGAACAGCGTATGGCCGACCTCCCGCTAGATAGAACTGAAGTCTGTCCCCCCTTTACCAACGTAGGATTTGATGTCTTTGGCCCCTGGGCGGTGCAAACGCGTAAGACTAGAAGAGAAGGAGTAAACGCCAAGCGTTGGGGCCTAGTGTTCACGTGCCTGAGCAGCAGAGCCATCCACATCGAAATCTTAGAAGCTATGGACTCCAGTGCCTTTATCTGTGCATTGAGGAGGTTCTTCGCACTACGAGGCCACGCTAAACTCCTCAGGTGCGACCGGGGTACAAATTTCGTTGGAGCTAAGACTGAGCTTGAGGCAGCGGCATCCGAGTTAGATGAGAAGAAAGTGGAGAAGTTCGTAACGGAGTGCGGTTGCAAGTGGGAGTTTAACCCTCCCCATGCATCACATTTTGGCGGTGTGTGGGAGAGGCAGATTAATACAATTCGCCATGTATTGGATGCTATGTTCGCTGAGTTAGGTCAGAGTCAGCTTACACACGAATTGCTGGTGACTCTGATGGCTGAAGTTGTAGCCATTGTGAACGCCAGGCCGATAGCAGCACTGCCGTCCGACACAGATGACCCGCAGCCTCTGTCCCCTGCGATGTTACTCACTATGAAGACACGTCCACCTGGACCCCCTCCAGGTCATTTCGTGCGGACGGATATCTACGCGCGCCGTCGATGGAGACGAGTCCAGTTCCTTGCGGAACAATTTTGGACCAGGTGGAGGAGAGAGTACTTGCAGAACCTACAGCCGCGACAGAAGTGGGTGGAGACGCGGCGAGACCTCTGTGTAGGAGATATTGTTCTCGTGCGAGACGAATCACAACACCGTAACGATTGGCCACTGGGACGAGTGTTGGAAGTCCTGAGGAGCGATGACGGCAGAGTGAGGAAAGTCAAAGTAAACGTTGTCAGAGCCGGAGAAAGGAAAACGTACCTTAGACCGATTAGCTGGTTCTACTCCTGA
- the LOC138009030 gene encoding potassium channel subfamily K member 15-like, producing the protein MDPLHKKVLLRTLGFLLIWSLGSWLFVLVESTKENDYEVKTNLLQSMFESMASKYNMTIEDFNGFSNMAYEALSEPKMQWTYIAAMRFVFQAVTTIGYGFITPQTPEGQLLCIFVSLFGIPITLLAFQAIGELITRWVNKVVEKFERKILKRMEPRGIQKKSAFLLVLATFVLILVNGSVMTILFDWSFIESVYFWFVTLTTIGFGDYTPVKSQRIRKLNINISQNYEEEKDVARKLTLTIVSSIFYTFYLILCLCIVSSLLNSIVSYIEECKFRTPCPGCFPRSTRDQPENEVNVSKKKCLKEFSFSNQSNLGFQMGGDKTAMSVVDLELKE; encoded by the exons ATGGACCCGCTACATAAAAAAGTGCTTCTTCGAACTCTGGGGTTTTTACTTATCTGGTCTCTCGGTTCCtggcttttcgttttggtcgAAAGCACAAAGGAAAATGATTATGAAGTTAAAACGAACTTGTTGCAATCTATGTTTGAGTCCATGGCGTCGAAGTACAACATGACGATCGAGGACTTTAATGGCTTTTCCAACATGGCGTACGAAGCCTTGAGCGAACCTAAAATGCAATGGACCTATATTGCGGCAATGAGGTTTGTCTTCCAAGCTGTAACAACAATAG GTTATGGCTTCATCACTCCCCAGACGCCTGAAGGCCAGTTGCTGTGTATCTTTGTTTCATTGTTTGGAATTCCAATCACACTCCTTGCGTTCCAAGCTATCGGTGAATTGATCACCAGGTGGGTCAACAAAGTCGTCGAAAAGTTTGAAAGGAAAATCCTGAAGAGGATGGAACCAAGAGGAATACAGAAAAAAAGCGCTTTCTTGCTTGTGTTAGCTACCTTTGTGCTGATCTTGGTGAATGGATCGGTTATGACGATTCTTTTTGATTGGAGCTTCATCGAATCAGTATATTTCTGGTTTGTAACTTTGACCACAATTGGTTTCGGAGACTATACGCCTGTTAAGTCCCAACGAATTAGGAAGTTAAATATCAACATTTCACAAAATTacgaagaagaaaaagatgTGGCAAGGAAACTAACTTTGACAATTGTTAGCAGTATTTTCTATACGTTTTACCTCATTTTGTGTTTGTGTattgtttcaagtttattgAACTCTATTGTGTCGTACATTGAAGAATGCAAATTCCGTACGCCATGTCCCGGATGTTTTCCAAGAAGTACTCGGGATCAACCTGAAAATGAAGTGAATGTCTCCAAAAAAAAGTGCCTTAaagagttttctttttcaaatcagAGCAATCTTGGATTCCAGATGGGAGGAGATAAAACCGCGATGTCAGTTGTAGATCTGGAGCTTAAGGAGTGA